The Leptospira saintgironsiae genome contains the following window.
CAAATCATCCTCCAGATTTAGAATCCAGAAATGGAGAAGGTTATTCTCCTCTTCTACTCGCAGTGGACATGGGCCATTTAGAAATCGCAGAATATCTGGTTTCAAAAGGTGCAGATCCTAAAAAGAAAAACTCCGAAGGGCGGACAATTCTTCATCTAACTGCATTACATAATGATTATGAAATATTGGATCTATTCTCGGAGAACAAAGAAGTTCGTTCTTTAATGGAGAATAAGGACCAGGACGGAAATACCCCTCTTCTTCTTTCCGCTTTATATGATAGCGTAGAATGTCTGGAAAGATTACTGAACCTGGGGGCAGATCCCTTGGCTAGAAACCTAAGTGGTAAAACTGCTAAAGAAGAAGCTGATAGAATGAAATTCCATCATACTTTAAAAGTCATAAATAAGGCCACTCTCACTTTATTGTTCAGAGCTTCTTCTGAAGGAAAAACAGAAACAGTGGAAAAAATCCTAAGCAACGGTTACGAAGCAGAAGTTCGTGATATGCTTGGTCGCACTCCATTACTTCTCGCCGTAAAATCTGGAAAAACAGATTTGATTGAATTATTAGTAAAGAATGGAGCTTCTCCTTATTCTACAGATAAGGAAGGAAATTCTCCTTTAGCTCTTGCAGAAGCTTCTGAAAGTCCAGCTCTACATCAGATATTTAAACAATTCCTGAATCCAGAAGAAGGAAAGTAATTAGATCCTACTTCTTTTGATAATCTTTTCGAAAAGTTCTTCTGGATCCGCGCTGACTTCTATCCATTCTCTGGTTTGAGAATCTAGGAAACCTTCTGCTACCATATGATCCAATTGTTGTAATAGTGGATCAAAAAATCCGTTTACATTTAGTATTCCGATTGGTTTGGAAAGAACTCCAAGCTGATTCCAAGAAGTTACTTCTACCAATTCTTCTAAGGTTCCGATCCCGCCTGGCAAAGCAATAAACGCGATGGACTTTTCATACATTAGAAGTTTTCTTTCATGCATTGTAGGAACTAGGATCAATTCCGTAATTTCTTTATGAGCGATTTCTTTACTGGAAAGAAACTCAGGAAGAACTCCAATTACAGTCCCACCTTTCTCTAAAACAGAATCAGCAATGGCTCCCATCAAACCGGAGGTAGCCCCACCATACACCAGCCCTATTCCTTCAGAGACCATTAAGTGACCTAAGAATACTGCGGCTTGAAGATAACGAGGTTCCTTGCCAGGTCTGGAACCGCAGAATACACAAATGGCTGGTTTCATCTGAGTCAGGATCGATTTTGATTTAGGTTTGGCAACCTGATTTGAGAGAAGGAGTAGATTAAGGAAAAATTTTGGATCTATCTTTGGTTCGGATAAATGATGATCTCTGTATAAGGGAATTCTTGTTTTAGATCGTCTAGTAAAGATTCTAAGATCTTAGGGTCTTCTAAAGGATGAGAGTCCTTTTTGAATTCCAATCTGAACTCAAGAAATTTCCTTTCTCCTTTGGATCTGGCTTTTAGATCGTAGATCTTAGAAACCTGTGGAAACCGATCCGAAAGAATGTTTTGGACGATCTCTTTGTATTCATCCGAAAAATCGAAAGGCATACCTCAAAACTTTCGATTTTAGGAAAATACTTCCTCCCTTTTTTCATTCTTTCTATAAAAAAGAATTGGAGTATTGCGTCCAAGATACTTAGTCTTTCCGTTTACAAAGCCACGCGAAATACTTAGAGGTAGACCTTGCAGACTTTACTGAAACTTTCCGCATCCATATTCTTAGGGATCTTTCTATTTGTATCCGGCCCCGTATATTCTCAGGGCAAACTACCAGATCCAGATGCCTTAGAAAAAGAAGCGGACGAACTGGAATACCAAGCTGGTAAATCCCAAGTCCAAGCAGAAAGAAGAAGGCTTGCATTACTCGCGGCAGAAAAGAGAAAACAAGCAGTTGATATCCGAAACGATCTGCATGACCAAGAATTATCCAAACCTTATAACCGACCTACCTTAGATATCCAGTTCGCGGCGTTACAATCCACTTGGGAATCCGAAGTATTAGCCAGACAAAAGAATATAGGAGTCAATAATTACAATACTATCCTATCTGCATCTGGAGCTTATCAGAATGCACAAACAACTGCTGCTGGTGCAGGTGTAAATCCGAACTTACTAAATGACAGCATTACAAGTTATTCCAGTCCGCAAGGAAATACTAAGACTGCGTTCCCTATAAAACTTTCTTATCTAAACACAGCCAAAACTTTCGGGATAGAATTCAATTATTTAGATCTAAAGATCAGACCTTCTTACACGACTGTGGATACTGCTTCTGTATTGTCTGCACTTGCTCCAGTCCAATATCATTCCGTTCAATACAGAAGATTAGATTATTCTTTAAACTTCGCTTGGTACATGCAAACAGCAACCGGAAGGATTGGTGTAGCAGTAGGTGCAAGAAACTTAGATATCACATCCAGCGAATATGGAGTGATCCCAGGAAATTATGGATTCGGAAAATCAGAAGAAAAAGCGGGCGGATTAGGTCCTCAAATAGGAATTAGGATCTTCAAAAATTTCAACTCATTCTTATTAGGACATTTTAAAGCCGATTACTTCAGAACGTTAGGGCATTATAATCGAAACACTCAAGGAGTTCTGAACGGGATCACGGGACCTTATATTTTAGATACTTCCCCTCCTGGCGGACTCAAAGAGAACGTGCTTAGCAGAACAGGATATGAAATCGATTTTGGTCTTTCCTTACTTAGAAGCCGTTGGATGAAATATACTTTAGGATTTCAATATACGGAATTGATCTCCAAAGTTTCGGGTTATAATTATAATGGAAATGTTTTTCCAGGAGCACCTGGTGATGCATTATTTTTAAATCAAGTATCCAAACCTTTAGATCAGATCTCTACAGGCTCAGCCTTAAAAAAAGAAGTACATGATAAATTCTATGGAATTTACTTAAGTATAACTTTGACTATTTAAAAGATAAGAAGAAGGAAAGCGCCGCTTGAGAATGCGGCGCTGTATTAAAGGAAATTAAGCTGCTTGAGTAGAAGCCACAAATCCGTTCTTTTCCAATAGATAATAGGAACCGAACAGAACGGAAACATAAGTAAAGTCTCCGAGTAAGCTATATTTGAAGAAAGGAATCGCAGCAATATAACATTCTACTAATCCTTGGACGTTCAAAGTATACATTCCAGAAGTTAACCAAACAAAGAAGTTTGTAATCACAAAGAATGAAACAGAACCTGCAAGACCCGCAATCGCCAGAGATCCAAGACCTAAACGATCTTTGATCTTCATTCCTACGATCGCATACACAACGAACAATCCGTAAATCACTGGGATCATATCGTGAAGACCGATCACTAGATCGCTGATCAACATAATTCCCAAAGGAAGAGCGATCGCTAACCAACGGTTAGAGAAATAAACCCCAGCGAAAATAGAAATCGCCAAAACCGGAGTGAAGTTCGGTAAGTGAGGAAGAAAACGACTGAGAACCGCAAATACGAGTAATGCGAAAGCTACCAAATTTTTAGATAGTGACATGTTCTTTCTGGTATCCTTTTACCCGATCTTATCATACGCCCTCTAAAATGAAAAGCACTTAGATTCGAACGGGGACTTTCGGATAGGATGTTAGGATAAATCCACCAGTCAATCTTCATTTCCGGGAAAAAGGCTGGGAATTCGGAATCGAAAATCGAGCCTAGTACTTAATGAAAGCTCCTGACCCGAAAGACTATCCAAACTCGATGGCATTTCTCCAAGACATAACTTCCAAACTTAGAAGTCCGGAAGGTTGCCCTTGGGATAGAGAGCAGACACATTCTACCCTAGTTCCTTATCTGATAGAAGAATCCCAAGAAGTGGTGGATGCAATACTCAAAGAAAACGACGAACATACAAAGGAAGAACTGGGAGATCTATTATTCCAAGTGGTTCTTCATTCCCAAATTGCATCCGAAAGAGGAGCATTCGGTTTAGAAGAAGTAGCAAAGGACGTAGCAGAAAAACTTGTGCTACGACACCCTCATGTATTCGATCCTGAAACAAAAGACATTTCTTCCGCAGACGAAGTGGTCGCAAACTGGGATCTATTTAAAGAGAAAGAAAAACAACTCCGACAAAAAACTTCCAAACCTAAATCCATTTTATCCGAAGTCCCAGAAACATTCCCTTCTCTATTAAAGGCAGAAAAATTCCAGAAGAAGGCTGCAAAAGCAGGTTTCGATTGGGAAGATATAAAAGGTGTAGAAGAAAAACTGAATGAAGAATTGCAGGAGTTTTTAGATGAGATCAGAGGAATCTCGGATCCTTCTTCCAATCAAATCAGGATAGAAGAAGAATTGGGAGATCTACTTTTTACTATTGTCAATCTTGCAAGAAAGTTAGGAGTCTCTGCAGAATCTTCTCTCACAAGAACCAATATAAAGTTCAAACATAGAATAGAATATATAGAAGCAAAACTTGGAGAATCTGATCGTAAATTTTCTGAAACTCCTTTAGATGAACTGGAAAAACTTTGGAACCAGGCAAAAACTGGGATCCAAAAACAAACTCAAAATCCATTAGAAGAAAGGCAAACATACGTTTCAGAATTGATCCGTGGACTTTCTTCTTTTTTAATTTGGAAACATACGACTGAAACAGACTGGCCCAAAACATATAGTTTTTCCTATAAATCCAACGAGTATTCTTTAGTATTTTCCGCATTCGGATCTATGACAGTATTGCCGAGTACAGATCCTTGGGGTAGAAAGGCCCAGCCGATCTTCTACCTAAATTTATCCGAAAAGAATCCTGGAACCTGGGAAGATTTGTCTGGAAATTCCTATAAAACTCAGGAAGATATATACGAGGCAATTTTAGGATCGATTGGTGATTATAGTCGCTTCGCTCCTGAAGCCCAATAAGGTGGACTATAGTCACTTGCTCCTGGAGCCTGCGAACAAAAAGAGTGATCCGTTATGGGATACAGCGTAAATAAATTGTTTAGTAAATTTCCTTAATAAAGACACGGATTTTCCAATCTAGATCGAAAGTTCTATCCGTCTCCATTAACATGAACGCAAACGAGGAAATACCACATAAAGGCGACTTTAAGAAAGGTGCCGGTTTGCCTTCAGAAAAACTTAAAATACTCATCGTAGATACAAGCAAGGTCATCCTTGAAATTATCTCCTCAGAATTCTCTTCTTCCTTATTTGAGGTCCAAAAAGTATCTCTAATGGAAGAAGCCGCACAACTTGCCAAAGAGAATAAATTCGACCTAATCACATTAGGCATTCATTTGGAAGGCGGAACAGGATTTAATCTTTGTAAAGAGATCAGGAGTAAAGGTAAGAAGGAAAAAATCGTATCTTCAGGTGCCAGGATCATTTTTGTAACTTCTGACTTTACTGAAGAGAATAGAATGATCGCTCATAACGCAGGTGCAGACGGATTTATAGAAAAAACTCAAGAACTGAGTTCATTTCAATCCACAATAGGTGAGATCATAAAAGATCTGATAGAAGAGAAGAAGGACATAGTTCAAAAAAATCCTAGCTTAGCAAAACGGAAAATACTCATCATAGACGATTCTGAACTGAATCTTGTGTTGTTCAGAAGATTACTTGAATCCAAAGGTGCAGAGGTCCAAACCGCAATCTCTGGAAAACATGCACTCCAAATTTTGGAAGAGAATCCGAGTGATTTCGAGGCAATCTTTACTGATATGTACATGCCTGGAATGAATGGGAATGAACTCTGTAGTATCGTCCAAAAGAATCCAACATTTTCTCAAATTAGATTAGGAATTACTTCTGCGGCAGAGGAATCTTCTTTTACTCGGGACAAGATCCCAAGTGGTGTGGAATTATTTTCTAAACCTTATAATATACAAGAGATTTGCAATTTTATGAAATAAGCGGTTATAGTCGCTTTGCTCCTAAAACCTGCGTAGCGGGTTAGAGAAACTCGATGCTGACGATTACGTCCGGATGGCATTCTCTTCTAATATCACCTTCTATCTTAGGCAATTTAGAAAACCAAGTTTTGTTTTCGAATAATAGATCGATCCAATAGAAGAATAAATTCGCTTCTCCCAATTCATTTTGGATTTTCAGTTCTCCAAAATCTTTTTTGATCTCTCCTATTCTTTCGAATGTTTCTCCATTTTTAGTTTTATAATGTATCTCCCAAGGTTCTGCCTTATAAGGAACACCTTGAGAATTTGGTTTGCCTTGGACCAGTTTCCAAGCCTTGAGAAGTATCCTGGATATATCCTCAGACTTTAAGGTTTTAGAATATTGCACATTCTCTCTTGTATGTTTAAATGAGAATTCTTTTGGAGCAGCTTTCCAGGTTCCAGTGATTGTTCTACCATCACAAAAGAATGCCTTCACATTTGGGCCTGAGTTTTGGTTATTCGAAGAATTAGATGAATTAGAAGCGTCCCCTCTTGCGTCCAAACTTGGTTCATTCGGAAGAGTCGGATCTTTCGGTAAGCTGAGTTTTTGACCAAAAATCGGAGTGATCAAAAATAAAAAAAGAAGGAGCCGTAAATGGCTCCCTCTTCTGCTTGTGTCTTTAGATTTCAAGGATGAAATTCCCATCGTCCACTAAAGGCGTTTTTGGATCGCCTCCATAAACTGGAAGGTATCCAACTGTTTCGGGCCTTTGGTTGTGGTAAGTAGGACTAAGTCCTTGGTCATCTCTCCCGCTTGGATAGTATCGATTACCGCCTTCTCCAATTTTTGAGCGAAAGAAACAACATCAGGAGTTCCATCTAATTCTCCTCTCTTAGCAAGAGCTCCGGTCCATGCAAAGATAGAAGCTACAGAGTTAGTAGAAGTGGTTTCTCCTTTTTGATACTGACGGTAGTGACGAGTCACAGTTCCGTGAGCCGCTTCGTATTCGAATTTTCCGTCTGGAGAAACAAGAACAGAAGTCATTAGTCCAAGTGATCCGAATCCGGAAGCCACCATATCGGACATCACGTCGCCATCATAGTTCATTAGAGCCCAAAGCATTCCACCTGGGTTCTTAACAATCTGAGCAACAGCATCGTCGATTAAGTAGTACCAGTATTCGATTCCCGCAGCCTTTAGTTCTGCAGCTCTTTTAGTGGAAACTTCGTCGAAGATCGCACGGAAACGAGCGTGGTATTTTTTAGAAATGGTATCTTTAGTTGCAAACCATACATTGATCTTTTCAGAGATCGCATAGTTGAAACAAGCTTCTGCGAAGCTATAGATGGACTTGTCCAAGTTGAACTGTCCCATCACAACACCAGGTCCGTCGAAATCGTTAATAGTAACTCTTTCTTTTTCTTTTCCGTCTTTAGTTGTGAAAACGATCTCTACTTTTCCAGCTTCTGGAATATAAAGTTCAGTGTCTTTGTAAAGATCACCGAATGCGTGACGACCAACAACGATCGGTTTTTCCCAGGATCTAACTCCGGAAGGGATATTGTTTACGATGATAGGTTTACGGAAAACAGTTCCGTCCAGAATGGAACGAATAGTTCCGTTAGGAGACTTCCATTCTTTTTTGAGTTTGTATTCTACAACTCGATCTTGGTTCGGAGTGATAGTAGCACACTTAACGCCCACACCGTATTTTAAAATAGCATTAGCGGAATCTACAGTAACCTTATCGTCGGTTTTGTCGCGATATTCTACGCCTAGATCATAATAATCTAATTCAATATCAAGATAAGGATGAATGAAACGATCCTTAATTTCTTTCCAAATTATACGTGTCATCTCGTCCCCGTCGAGTTCGACGAGAGGAGTTTTCACCTTAATTTTAGCCATTGGAATTCTCCTTAGAATGTCAGATGGATTATAGGTTTAAACCTTAGGTTTTTCCATCTTCTAAGGACTTAGGACTTCGGGAAAGAAGGATTCTCCTTTATTTTCAAGATTCCGCTTCGGAGATAGTATAGGTTTTGGGTGGAGAAGTAATTGATGGCGACCGGAAGGGAAACAATCCCCAGGACTGAAAAATAGCGATACTTTAAGGAATCTTTTCCATTCAGACCGGCGATGGACTTTTCTAAACGTAAAAGTATCTTTTTCCAGCGTTGTAATGTGGGAAGAAGAGAAGGATTACATCCTTCGAAATACAGGCCTTCTGCTGCGCTAACAATTATATCTTTTAAATTGCTGGGAAGTGCCGGAGAACCGAATAGGTCTCTTACCTTCACTAGGTCTTTTTCGACCTCGGACTCTGTTTGTCTAGGAATGGGGAGAATAGAACTGATCCCTAAGGAAACCGGAAGAGAAAGACGGAATAAAAAGTCAGAAGCGACTATCGAATTCAGATATCTGCGAATTGTTTCGCCCAACGCGTCGGTATGATCCAGCTGTGAATCGCTTAGATCCTTTACGGTTTGGATAGTGTACTGGCTGAGCTTGATCTTTTCTGTCCAGAACAGGCCCAGTAATTCCGTTTCCATGTGGGTAAAGAGTACATTTTTTGCTCGGCCTTTTTTGGCAATCTCTATCTTGAGATTCAAATTCCGTTTGGACTATGCTACTTATGGTAAAGGTTTGCCACCCAAGGAATAAGCCCATCTTAGGAAGATTGGACCTATTCTTCTTCGCACATTAGTTCAACTAAGTATCCGTCGGGGTCTTGGAAATTTAGAAAAAGTGTCTTAGAAGATTTACGAACACCATATTCTAATCTTTGTGAGAATAATCTTTGTTCAATCTCACGAAAACTTTTTGGATCTACTTTGATAGCAAAATCACATCCTGATCCGAATACGGGAGAAGAAGGATCATCCTTTTCTCCGTAAATCGCTATATTCGATTTTCCGATGCCTAAAACTTTCGCAGCCTTTTCGGTCTCCTCCTCTTGGGGGAGACCGAAAATTTCACGATAAAAATTTGCACTTACTTCCGGATCACGGGAGGTGATACCGATATGATTTACTTCCATAAACATAATTTTACTCCCTTAATTCGCGATCGATTTGATCTAACTTCTGTTGAAGTTTGTGTCTCATCTTTTCTTTCATCCTACGTTTCCAGTGTGCTCTTTCTCGATGACCATGGTGGTGGCCTGGACCAAACCAATGTCCGCCTTTAAACAATATATGTGAAAGAACGAACAAACCTAAAGCTTGCCAGTAACTGATCTGCTTGATCCCGAAAATATCAGGAAGCAACCAGTTCCAAAGTTGCCAAACCGCGTAAGCCAAACCGAAGAAGAACAACGGCATAAAAAAGATGATCAGAAAAAATTTCCCTATTTTATGTCTAAACTCATCCGAACCGTGCATGGTTTTCCTCCAAAATTCAAAACTCATCCAGAAAGAAAACCTTCAGGTCCTTCAAACGTTTTGCTAAAAAATCCTTAGCGTAAGATTTTCGTGCTGAGAGAGTTCCTTCTGGAATTCCGGTGGCTTCCGAAATTTCTCTGAAGGATTTTCCTTCGAACACGTTTTGTACAAACGCAGATTTTTGTTCTTCAGGAAGTTCTTCAACAGCGATCGCTAATTCCTGGAGCACAAGACTTCTGTAAAATTCCTTTTCAGGTCCTGCTGCTTTATCAGGTAATGCATCCTCTAAAAAAAACTCCTGCTCTAAACGAGAGTTAGAATATTTCCCCGCTTTTTTAAATCTATACCAGTCCCCGACTTTATTGCGAAGAACCGCATACACATAAGCTAAAAGATATTCAATAGACCCAGCGGAATCCAGTTCAGTTACAGCGGTTAAAAAAGATTCCTGAAGAAGATCTTCTGCTTCTTCCGGATCCGCAACCCTGGAACGAACCCATGCTAGGATTCTATCTCTTTCCCGTCTGTATATCGTGTCCAAGGATCCCAATGTGTTTCTCTTTCCTTAAAGAGGTAGTTGTTGCGATGGGATTTTCCTTGGATTTTTTTTAATAAGAATTGGTTTGAAACGGAAAAAAAATGATCCAAAAAGGAAAAATTCCGGACCAGAACCCATTCGAATTTAAAATGCTCTGCATGAAAACTCCTGAAGTTCGATTCAAAGGTCCCATGTGAGAAAGCTAAGTTTATCCCTTAGGTCCCATTTTTTTTTAAAACCTCTAAATTTTTTTCTGCCATTCCCTTCTGCCAAAACCCGTTTCCCAGGAGGATTTTATGAAGGCGAGAAGAAGCAAAGATATAGAGGAACATTTCGGTTGGATGAAATTGAAAACGGACCAGCTGGGTTTTTTAGGAATTATACATTCCGTAAACAGATTTTATGATTCTCTCCAAGGCTCTCAATCCAATCAGCTTCGTTACTTCCGAAGAAAATTGGTAAAAACAGATTTTAGATATTCTAAAATTTTTATGAAGAAGTTCGGAGATTATGAATTTCTGATCTATGCTCGAATAGAAACAGAAGGAAAATCTGAATCAGATTCTTGGATACATGTGGATGGGATCAGAATGGAAAGGGATGAAATGAAAGCAAAAGGAGTAAAGGACCACCCTTCCTATGAAATTAGATGCTTGAGTGATATTTTTGAAACCTCGTGTGTGCCAGCATCAAGATCAGAGGAAGACAAAATAGACTCAGATTGTAGCTAAGCCCAAAAATTGCTTGCCTGAGAATAAAACCAGGGTTAGGAATTGATCCCCATG
Protein-coding sequences here:
- a CDS encoding ankyrin repeat domain-containing protein translates to MDWNDLFRAVKTGNNGTLRALLSEAATRDGFAEEFPELRDSYGCGLLYWAIKEGNKEATNLLVEYGSDPNETSSRGETALLLALESENTELTTILLDYGADPELRDMDGNTPLTRAISSGTLELVEILFDLPNHPPDLESRNGEGYSPLLLAVDMGHLEIAEYLVSKGADPKKKNSEGRTILHLTALHNDYEILDLFSENKEVRSLMENKDQDGNTPLLLSALYDSVECLERLLNLGADPLARNLSGKTAKEEADRMKFHHTLKVINKATLTLLFRASSEGKTETVEKILSNGYEAEVRDMLGRTPLLLAVKSGKTDLIELLVKNGASPYSTDKEGNSPLALAEASESPALHQIFKQFLNPEEGK
- a CDS encoding TIGR00730 family Rossman fold protein — its product is MTQMKPAICVFCGSRPGKEPRYLQAAVFLGHLMVSEGIGLVYGGATSGLMGAIADSVLEKGGTVIGVLPEFLSSKEIAHKEITELILVPTMHERKLLMYEKSIAFIALPGGIGTLEELVEVTSWNQLGVLSKPIGILNVNGFFDPLLQQLDHMVAEGFLDSQTREWIEVSADPEELFEKIIKRSRI
- a CDS encoding cation transporter dimerization domain-containing protein, producing the protein MPFDFSDEYKEIVQNILSDRFPQVSKIYDLKARSKGERKFLEFRLEFKKDSHPLEDPKILESLLDDLKQEFPYTEIIIYPNQR
- a CDS encoding LA_2444/LA_4059 family outer membrane protein — its product is MQTLLKLSASIFLGIFLFVSGPVYSQGKLPDPDALEKEADELEYQAGKSQVQAERRRLALLAAEKRKQAVDIRNDLHDQELSKPYNRPTLDIQFAALQSTWESEVLARQKNIGVNNYNTILSASGAYQNAQTTAAGAGVNPNLLNDSITSYSSPQGNTKTAFPIKLSYLNTAKTFGIEFNYLDLKIRPSYTTVDTASVLSALAPVQYHSVQYRRLDYSLNFAWYMQTATGRIGVAVGARNLDITSSEYGVIPGNYGFGKSEEKAGGLGPQIGIRIFKNFNSFLLGHFKADYFRTLGHYNRNTQGVLNGITGPYILDTSPPGGLKENVLSRTGYEIDFGLSLLRSRWMKYTLGFQYTELISKVSGYNYNGNVFPGAPGDALFLNQVSKPLDQISTGSALKKEVHDKFYGIYLSITLTI
- a CDS encoding DUF6580 family putative transport protein, translating into MSLSKNLVAFALLVFAVLSRFLPHLPNFTPVLAISIFAGVYFSNRWLAIALPLGIMLISDLVIGLHDMIPVIYGLFVVYAIVGMKIKDRLGLGSLAIAGLAGSVSFFVITNFFVWLTSGMYTLNVQGLVECYIAAIPFFKYSLLGDFTYVSVLFGSYYLLEKNGFVASTQAA
- the mazG gene encoding nucleoside triphosphate pyrophosphohydrolase — translated: MKAPDPKDYPNSMAFLQDITSKLRSPEGCPWDREQTHSTLVPYLIEESQEVVDAILKENDEHTKEELGDLLFQVVLHSQIASERGAFGLEEVAKDVAEKLVLRHPHVFDPETKDISSADEVVANWDLFKEKEKQLRQKTSKPKSILSEVPETFPSLLKAEKFQKKAAKAGFDWEDIKGVEEKLNEELQEFLDEIRGISDPSSNQIRIEEELGDLLFTIVNLARKLGVSAESSLTRTNIKFKHRIEYIEAKLGESDRKFSETPLDELEKLWNQAKTGIQKQTQNPLEERQTYVSELIRGLSSFLIWKHTTETDWPKTYSFSYKSNEYSLVFSAFGSMTVLPSTDPWGRKAQPIFYLNLSEKNPGTWEDLSGNSYKTQEDIYEAILGSIGDYSRFAPEAQ
- a CDS encoding response regulator produces the protein MPSEKLKILIVDTSKVILEIISSEFSSSLFEVQKVSLMEEAAQLAKENKFDLITLGIHLEGGTGFNLCKEIRSKGKKEKIVSSGARIIFVTSDFTEENRMIAHNAGADGFIEKTQELSSFQSTIGEIIKDLIEEKKDIVQKNPSLAKRKILIIDDSELNLVLFRRLLESKGAEVQTAISGKHALQILEENPSDFEAIFTDMYMPGMNGNELCSIVQKNPTFSQIRLGITSAAEESSFTRDKIPSGVELFSKPYNIQEICNFMK
- a CDS encoding NADP-dependent isocitrate dehydrogenase, whose amino-acid sequence is MAKIKVKTPLVELDGDEMTRIIWKEIKDRFIHPYLDIELDYYDLGVEYRDKTDDKVTVDSANAILKYGVGVKCATITPNQDRVVEYKLKKEWKSPNGTIRSILDGTVFRKPIIVNNIPSGVRSWEKPIVVGRHAFGDLYKDTELYIPEAGKVEIVFTTKDGKEKERVTINDFDGPGVVMGQFNLDKSIYSFAEACFNYAISEKINVWFATKDTISKKYHARFRAIFDEVSTKRAAELKAAGIEYWYYLIDDAVAQIVKNPGGMLWALMNYDGDVMSDMVASGFGSLGLMTSVLVSPDGKFEYEAAHGTVTRHYRQYQKGETTSTNSVASIFAWTGALAKRGELDGTPDVVSFAQKLEKAVIDTIQAGEMTKDLVLLTTTKGPKQLDTFQFMEAIQKRL
- a CDS encoding VOC family protein, with protein sequence MEVNHIGITSRDPEVSANFYREIFGLPQEEETEKAAKVLGIGKSNIAIYGEKDDPSSPVFGSGCDFAIKVDPKSFREIEQRLFSQRLEYGVRKSSKTLFLNFQDPDGYLVELMCEEE
- a CDS encoding RNA polymerase sigma factor produces the protein MGSLDTIYRRERDRILAWVRSRVADPEEAEDLLQESFLTAVTELDSAGSIEYLLAYVYAVLRNKVGDWYRFKKAGKYSNSRLEQEFFLEDALPDKAAGPEKEFYRSLVLQELAIAVEELPEEQKSAFVQNVFEGKSFREISEATGIPEGTLSARKSYAKDFLAKRLKDLKVFFLDEF
- a CDS encoding LIC_13246 family protein codes for the protein MKARRSKDIEEHFGWMKLKTDQLGFLGIIHSVNRFYDSLQGSQSNQLRYFRRKLVKTDFRYSKIFMKKFGDYEFLIYARIETEGKSESDSWIHVDGIRMERDEMKAKGVKDHPSYEIRCLSDIFETSCVPASRSEEDKIDSDCS